The Malus domestica chromosome 10, GDT2T_hap1 genome contains a region encoding:
- the LOC103444644 gene encoding DEAD-box ATP-dependent RNA helicase 21-like, translating into MKRSADGVPIAASSATASSSLPPKKPVFLTKAQREQLALQRRQEQTEDQKRHQNHLLSSLSHSRPSSDAAPPVTTPNSDRDRDRDRDRDRDHRDRERDRDRDRYSRDRERDRERDSERRNRDRDRDREREEEAKARERARLDKLAERERDKELEAIKEQYLGSKKPKKRVIKPSEKFRFSFDWENTEDTSRDMNALYQNPHEAQLLFGRGFRAGMDRREQKKLAVKYERELREEIRKKDGVEERPEEAAAQRLKEEAAEMYDTFDMRVDRHWTDKKLEEMTERDWRIFREDFNISYKGSRIPRPMRSWAESKLSEELLKTVEKAGYKKPSPIQMAAIPLGMQQRDVIGIAETGSGKTAAFVLPMLTYISRLPPISEENAAEGPYAVVMAPTRELAQQIEDETNKFAQYLGIKVVSIVGGQSIEDQGFRIRQGCAVVIATPGRLIDCLERRYAVLNQCNYVVLDEADRMIDMGFEPQVVGVLDAMPSSNFKPENEDEELDEKKIYRTTYMFSATMPPAVERLARKYLRNPVVVTIGTAGKTTDLITQNVIMTKESEKFERLKRLLDELGDKTAIVFVNTKKNADYVAKSLDKNGYRVTTLHGGKSQEQREISLEGFRTKKYNVLVATDVAGRGIDIPDVAYVINYDTPGNIEQYTHRIGRTGRAGKTGVATTFLTMHDTDVFYDLKQMLIQSNSHVPPELAKHEASKFKPGSVPDRPPRRNDTIFTH; encoded by the coding sequence ATGAAACGCTCAGCCGATGGCGTTCCCATCGCCGCTTCCTCCGCCACTGCCTCCTCCTCGCTGCCGCCCAAGAAACCTGTTTTCTTAACTAAAGCCCAACGCGAGCAATTAGCCCTCCAACGCCGTCAAGAACAAACCGAAGATCAAAAGCGCCACCAGAACCATCTCCTCTCCAGTCTCTCCCACTCGCGCCCTTCATCCGACGCTGCACCGCCCGTAACCACCCCCAATTCTGACCGAGACCGAGAtcgagacagagacagagaccgAGATCATAGGGACCGAGAGCGGGACAGAGACAGGGACCGATACTCCCGTGACCGGGAACGAGACCGGGAACGAGATTCCGAGCGGCGGAACCGAGACCGAGACCGAGATAGGGAGCGGGAAGAGGAGGCCAAGGCTCGAGAGCGTGCCCGCTTAGACAAATTGGCGGAGCGCGAGCGGGACAAAGAGCTGGAAGCCATTAAAGAGCAGTATCTCGGATCGAAGAAGCCCAAGAAGCGAGTCATCAAACCCAGCGAGAAATTCCGATTCTCTTTCGATTGGGAGAACACGGAGGACACCTCTCGGGATATGAATGCTTTGTACCAAAACCCTCATGAGGCCCAGCTTTTGTTTGGGCGAGGGTTTCGGGCCGGGATGGACAGAAGGGAGCAGAAGAAGCTTGCTGTAAAGTACGAGAGGGAGCTGCGTGAGGAGATTCGGAAGAAGGACGGCGTAGAGGAGAGGCCTGAGGAGGCCGCTGCGCAGAGGCTCAAGGAGGAGGCTGCGGAAATGTATGACACTTTTGACATGAGGGTTGATCGCCATTGGACTGATAAGAAGCTTGAAGAGATGACTGAGAGGGATTGGAGGATTTTTAGGGAGGATTTTAACATTTCGTACAAGGGGTCGAGGATTCCGAGGCCAATGAGGAGTTGGGCTGAGAGTAAATTGAGTGAGGAGTTGCTTAAGACTGTGGAGAAAGCTGGGTACAAAAAGCCTTCTCCTATTCAGATGGCGGCGATTCCACTTGGGATGCAACAGCGCGATGTTATTGGCATTGCTGAGACTGGTTCGGGTAAGACTGCTGCCTTTGTTCTTCCTATGTTGACTTATATTTCGAGGTTGCCTCCCATTAGTGAGGAGAATGCGGCCGAAGGGCCTTATGCTGTTGTTATGGCGCCTACTCGTGAGCTTGCACAACAGATTGAGGATGAGACTAACAAGTTTGCGCAATACTTGGGTATCAAAGTGGTTTCCATTGTTGGCGGGCAGTCAATCGAGGATCAAGGTTTTAGAATTAGGCAAGGCTGTGCGGTTGTAATTGCTACTCCAGGGCGTTTGATTGATTGCTTGGAGAGGCGTTATGCTGTTCTTAACCAGTGCAATTATGTTGTTCTTGATGAGGCTGATAGGATGATTGATATGGGGTTTGAGCCACAGGTTGTCGGTGTTTTAGATGCAATGCCCTCCAGCAATTTCAAACCTGAGAATGAGGATGAAGAACTTGATGAGAAGAAGATTTATAGAACCACTTATATGTTCAGTGCCACCATGCCCCCTGCTGTGGAGCGGCTTGCTAGGAAGTACTTGAGGAATCCTGTTGTGGTCACAATTGGAACAGCTGGAAAGACAACTGATTTAATTACTCAGAATGTAATCATGACCAAGGAATCAGAAAAGTTTGAGAGGTTAAAGAGATTGCTTGACGAACTTGGTGATAAGACTGCTATTGTGTTCGTTAACAccaagaagaatgcagactacGTTGCTAAGAGTTTGGATAAAAATGGATATCGTGTGACCACTTTGCATGGAGGGAAGTCACAGGAGCAGAGAGAAATTAGCCTTGAAGGTTTTCGGACCAAGAAATACAATGTTCTAGTTGCGACCGATGTTGCAGGTCGTGGGATTGACATACCTGATGTGGCCTATGTTATTAATTACGATACGCCTGGGAATATCGAACAGTACACTCATCGTATTGGGCGTACTGGCCGTGCAGGAAAGACTGGTGTGGCCACAACATTCTTGACTATGCACGACACAGATGTATTTTATGATCTCAAGCAGATGCTTATTCAGAGTAATAGTCATGTTCCTCCTGAACTGGCGAAACATGAGGCCTCAAAGTTCAAGCCAGGTTCAGTGCCTGATAGACCACCAAGGCGTAATGATACTATTTTTACTCACTAA
- the LOC103411927 gene encoding WAT1-related protein At1g43650-like: MPYMKMKCLVMERHKAYIAMLFIQFVYAGMALFSKAAISKGMNPFVFVVYRQAFASLALAPFAFFLESSKEAPLSYTLLCKIFLVSLSGITLSLNLYYVAINYTSATFAAATTTLIPAITFFMAVLLRMESISMKHLYGVAKVLSSLTSLSGALVFALVKGPSINFNWFPSNQRQIPHSSSSSTGRDWLKGSLIMISANTAWALWLILQGPIIKQYPAKLRLTTLQCFFSCILSAFWALAFERNPSAWKIGWDIHLLSVVYCGVIVTGITYWLQVWAIEKKGPVFTASFTPLSLIITAVFSAIMWKEAIYLGSIGGGVLLVAGLYGVLWGKKKEDQKSQESDQKQENKPEVV; encoded by the exons ATGCCATATATGAAAATGAAGTGTTTAGTAATGGAGAGGCATAAGGCTTATATTGCAATGCTCTTCATACAGTTTGTGTATGCAGGTATGGCCTTGTTCTCTAAGGCAGCAATTTCTAAAGGAATGAACCCTTTTGTCTTTGTGGTTTATCGTCAAGCTTTTGCCTCCCTTGCCTTGGCTCCCTTTGCGTTCTTCCTTGAAAG TTCAAAAGAAGCTCCTCTTTCCTACACCTTACTCTGCAAGATTTTCTTAGTCTCCTTATCTGG GATTACCCTGAGTTTAAATCTCTACTATGTTGCAATCAACTACACCTCTGCAACCTTTGCTGCAGCCACCACCACTTTAATTCCTGCGATCACGTTTTTCATGGCGGTTTTATTAag GATGGAAAGCATTTCTATGAAACATTTGTACGGAGTCGCCAAGGTGTTGAGTTCTCTCACAAGCCTTTCAGGAGCATTGGTGTTTGCTTTAGTGAAAGGGCCTTCCATAAACTTCAACTGGTTTCCATCAAATCAAAGGCAAATTCCACACTCCTCATCTTCCTCCACAGGAAGAGACTGGTTAAAGGGTTCCCTCATCATGATCTCGGCCAATACTGCATGGGCTTTGTGGTTAATTTTGCAG GGTCCCATTATCAAGCAATATCCGGCAAAGTTGAGGCTTACCACTCTGCAATGCTTCTTCAGCTGCATCCTGTCAGCTTTCTGGGCCCTTGCATTTGAGAGAAACCCATCAGCTTGGAAGATTGGATGGGACATTCATCTTCTCTCTGTTGTCTATTGT GGTGTAATTGTAACTGGGATTACTTATTGGCTGCAAGTTTGGGCCATAGAGAAGAAAGGCCCGGTATTCACTGCATCGTTCACTCCATTATCACTTATTATAACAGCCGTCTTCTCAGCAATCATGTGGAAAGAAGCCATCTACTTGGGAAG TATCGGAGGGGGTGTATTGCTAGTTGCAGGTCTCTATGGCGTGTTGtggggaaagaagaaagaggaccAAAAGAGCCAAGAAAGTgatcaaaaacaagaaaacaagccGGAAGTCGTATAA
- the LOC139188413 gene encoding uncharacterized protein gives MDPETRSKKKDPETRSKKKDPDRGRDEDGETEGETETERPRQRRRRRDRGRDGDGETEGETETERRRRRDRGRDEDGETEGETETERPRQRQRRRDGDGDEVVSPLMWCGSEGVGCSRGEGESAESAESAERAKRENEGCSRGEGESAESDEGVSPFKWCESEGVACGLVHGEKERVQRVQRVQRECRERAR, from the coding sequence ATGGATCCAGAAACCCGATCGAAGAAGAAGGATCCAGAAACCAGATCGAAGAAGAAGGATCCAGATCGCGGGAGAGACgaagacggagagaccgagggagagacggagacggagagaccgaggcagagacggagacggagagaccgaggcagagacggagacggagagaccgagggagagacggagacggagagacggagacggagagaccgaggcagAGACGAAGAcggagagactgagggagagacggagacggagagaccgaggcagAGACAGAGACGTAGAGACGGAGATGGCGATGAGGTGGTGTCGCCGTTGATGTGGTGTGGAAGTGAGGGTGTGGGTTGTTcacggggagaaggagagagtgcagagagtgcagagagtgcagagagggCGAAGAGGGAGAATGAGGGTTGTTcacggggagaaggagagagtgcagagagcgATGAGGGGGTGTCGCCGTTTAAGTGGTGTGAAAGTGAGGGTGTGGCGTGTGGGTTGGTTcacggggagaaggagagagtgcagagagtgcagagagtgcagagagagtgcagagagagagcacggtag